In one Bosea sp. RAC05 genomic region, the following are encoded:
- the lexA gene encoding transcriptional repressor LexA, protein MLTRKQFELLRFIQERLRESGVPPSFDEMKDALDLKSKSGIHRLIMALEERGFIRRLPNRARALEVIKLPDGAGGGLQPGARRFNPSVVQGGLGKDAPPAKDGLPGRARPVEAAPEDARNTIAIPVMGRIAAGTPISAIQSRSHSVALPADMLGSGEHFALEVRGDSMVEAGILDGDTVVIRRQDTANTGDIIVALIDDEEATLKRLRKRGSSIALEAANPAYETRVLGPDRVKIQGRLVNLMRRY, encoded by the coding sequence ATGCTGACACGCAAACAGTTCGAACTGCTTCGTTTCATCCAGGAGCGCCTGCGCGAAAGCGGCGTCCCCCCCTCCTTCGACGAGATGAAGGACGCGCTCGACCTCAAGTCCAAATCCGGCATTCACCGGCTGATCATGGCGCTCGAGGAGCGCGGCTTTATCCGCCGCCTGCCGAACCGGGCGCGGGCGCTCGAGGTGATCAAGCTGCCCGACGGTGCCGGCGGCGGTCTGCAGCCCGGCGCGCGCCGCTTCAACCCGTCGGTCGTCCAGGGTGGGCTCGGCAAGGATGCGCCGCCGGCCAAGGACGGGCTGCCCGGCCGGGCGCGCCCGGTGGAAGCCGCGCCGGAGGATGCCCGCAACACGATCGCGATCCCCGTCATGGGCCGCATCGCGGCGGGCACGCCGATCTCGGCGATCCAGAGCCGCAGCCACAGCGTCGCCCTGCCCGCCGACATGCTCGGTTCCGGCGAGCATTTCGCACTCGAGGTCCGCGGCGACTCGATGGTCGAGGCCGGCATTCTCGACGGCGACACGGTGGTGATCCGCCGCCAGGACACGGCCAACACCGGCGACATCATCGTCGCGCTGATTGACGACGAAGAGGCGACGCTGAAGCGGCTGCGCAAGCGCGGCTCCTCGATCGCGCTGGAAGCGGCCAATCCCGCCTATGAGACGCGGGTGCTCGGCCCCGACCGGGTCAAGATCCAGGGCCGACTGGTCAATCTGATGCGGCGCTACTGA
- the gltA gene encoding citrate synthase → MSGTTSQLQVDGKTVDMAIKTGSIGPSVIDIGKLYAQTGMFTYDPGFTSTAACESQITYIDGDEGVLLYRGYPIEQLAEHGDFLETCYLLLEGELPTAAQKADFDYRVTRHTMVHEQMARFFQGFRRDAHPMAVMVGSIGAMSAFYHDSTDISDPHQRMVASMRMIAKMPTLAAMAYKYTVGQPFVYPLNSLDYASNFLRMCFAVPAEEYKVNPVMARALDRIFILHADHEQNASTSTVRLAGSSGANPFACIAAGTACLWGPAHGGANEAALKMLEEIGSVENIPKFIAKAKDKNDPFRLMGFGHRVYKNYDPRAKIMQKTTHEVLNELGVKDDPLLDVAIELERIALSDSYFIEKKLYPNIDFYSGITLKAMGFPTSMFTALFALARTVGWIAQWKEMIEDPSQRIGRPRQLYTGSPPREYMPIGRR, encoded by the coding sequence ATGAGCGGAACCACCAGCCAGCTTCAGGTCGACGGCAAGACCGTCGATATGGCGATCAAGACGGGTTCGATCGGCCCGTCCGTCATCGACATCGGTAAGCTTTACGCCCAGACGGGCATGTTCACCTATGACCCCGGCTTCACCTCGACGGCCGCTTGCGAGTCGCAGATCACCTATATCGACGGCGACGAGGGCGTGCTGCTCTATCGCGGCTACCCGATCGAGCAGCTCGCCGAGCATGGCGACTTCCTCGAGACCTGCTACCTGCTGCTGGAAGGCGAACTGCCGACCGCCGCGCAGAAGGCCGATTTCGACTATCGCGTGACGCGCCATACCATGGTGCACGAGCAGATGGCCCGCTTCTTCCAGGGCTTCCGCCGCGACGCGCATCCGATGGCGGTCATGGTCGGCTCGATCGGCGCGATGTCGGCCTTCTACCACGACTCGACCGACATCTCGGACCCGCATCAGCGCATGGTCGCCTCGATGCGGATGATCGCGAAGATGCCGACGCTGGCGGCGATGGCCTACAAGTACACGGTCGGCCAGCCCTTCGTGTATCCGCTGAACTCGCTCGACTATGCCTCGAACTTCCTGCGCATGTGCTTTGCGGTCCCGGCCGAGGAGTACAAGGTCAATCCGGTGATGGCGCGCGCGCTCGACCGGATCTTCATCCTGCACGCCGACCACGAGCAGAACGCCTCGACCTCGACGGTGCGCCTCGCAGGCTCGTCGGGCGCCAACCCCTTCGCCTGCATCGCGGCCGGCACGGCCTGCCTCTGGGGCCCTGCCCATGGCGGCGCCAACGAGGCGGCGCTGAAGATGCTCGAGGAGATCGGCTCGGTCGAGAACATCCCGAAATTCATCGCCAAGGCGAAGGACAAGAACGATCCGTTCCGCCTGATGGGCTTCGGCCACCGCGTCTACAAGAACTACGATCCGCGCGCGAAGATCATGCAGAAGACGACGCATGAGGTCCTCAACGAGCTCGGCGTCAAGGACGACCCGCTGCTCGACGTGGCCATCGAGCTCGAGCGCATCGCGCTGTCGGACAGCTACTTCATCGAGAAGAAGCTCTATCCGAACATCGACTTCTATTCGGGCATCACCCTGAAGGCGATGGGCTTCCCGACCTCGATGTTCACGGCGCTGTTTGCGCTGGCGCGCACCGTCGGCTGGATCGCGCAGTGGAAGGAAATGATCGAGGATCCGTCCCAGCGCATCGGCCGTCCGCGCCAGCTCTACACCGGCTCGCCGCCGCGCGAATACATGCCGATCGGCCGCCGCTGA
- a CDS encoding ComEC/Rec2 family competence protein has protein sequence MQPAPPPGQGDATRSRGARTLALPWTRTGRARGGPGLSLALASARERLKRALALEAERRRLFIWLPVPMGIGILLYFAADREPALWAPLVGFVLAAAGAVGLRRRPGAARALIALAAVFAGFAAATWRTASVASPLLDRPRIGQLTGFVESVESRDAGARLVILVTGLAGVEAAERPRRVRVNIRAGEVAPGDHIAAVARLLPPPGPARPGGYDFGRDAFFRGLGAVGSISGKITLTPPPQAPPAALQVAAALDRARNALTQRIASIGGGQAGAMAAALVTGKRGLITDTTNADLRAAGIYHIVSISGLHMVLAAGTIFWLVRALLALSQTLALRLPVKKIAALAAMAGSVAYCVFSGAEVATVRSLIMTLVMLGAILVDRPALSMRNLALAAMIVLLREPEALLGPSFQMSFGAVAALIAFAERWENRGRSQPPPALPWPLRPLWIAACGIVVTTLLATAATAPFGAFHFQTFNPFGLLGNALALPFVSLCVMPAAVFGVLAYPFGLDAPAWWLMGQASQVVLKLAHWVATIDHSTLVIPAFGTAALLCFVLSLLWATLWSTKLRLLAVLPLAAGVAVAAKPERPAILVERDGAGLAVRGPDDRLVIAGRPSRFVLEQWLSADGDGRKADDPSLRQGASCDPAGCVLTTREGRSIAYAQERLAIIEDCRRADVVVTPIPWTAPCAALLIDRTALQRDGATALVHGLTGWRRHAAEQAGRSRPWSRQPPIQPAARTAPATAPAPSVAESAPDTERLQ, from the coding sequence ATGCAGCCGGCACCGCCGCCAGGGCAGGGGGACGCGACGCGCAGCCGTGGCGCGCGAACCCTGGCGCTGCCCTGGACCCGGACCGGTCGCGCCCGTGGCGGACCGGGCCTGTCTCTCGCGCTGGCTTCTGCTCGCGAGCGCCTGAAGCGCGCCCTGGCGCTCGAGGCCGAGCGCCGCCGCCTGTTCATCTGGCTGCCGGTGCCGATGGGGATCGGCATCCTCCTCTACTTCGCCGCCGATCGCGAGCCGGCGCTCTGGGCGCCGCTGGTCGGCTTCGTACTCGCTGCAGCCGGCGCGGTCGGCCTGCGCCGCCGTCCGGGCGCGGCGAGGGCGCTGATCGCGCTGGCGGCCGTGTTCGCCGGGTTTGCGGCTGCGACCTGGCGCACGGCCTCGGTCGCCTCGCCGCTGCTGGACCGGCCACGGATCGGTCAGCTCACGGGCTTCGTCGAATCGGTCGAGAGCCGCGACGCCGGCGCCCGCCTCGTGATTCTGGTGACGGGTCTGGCCGGCGTCGAGGCGGCCGAGCGCCCGAGGCGTGTCCGGGTCAACATCCGCGCCGGCGAGGTCGCGCCGGGCGATCACATCGCGGCGGTGGCGCGGCTGCTGCCGCCACCGGGCCCGGCCCGGCCAGGCGGCTATGATTTTGGCCGCGACGCCTTCTTTCGCGGGCTCGGCGCCGTCGGCAGCATCTCCGGCAAGATCACGCTGACGCCGCCGCCGCAGGCGCCGCCGGCGGCGCTGCAGGTCGCCGCTGCGCTCGACCGCGCCCGCAACGCCCTGACGCAGCGCATCGCCTCCATCGGCGGTGGGCAGGCGGGGGCGATGGCGGCGGCGCTGGTTACCGGCAAGCGCGGCCTGATCACCGACACGACCAATGCCGATCTGCGCGCGGCGGGCATCTACCACATCGTCTCGATCTCCGGCCTGCACATGGTGCTCGCCGCCGGGACGATCTTCTGGCTGGTGCGGGCGCTGCTCGCCCTCTCGCAGACGCTGGCGCTGCGCCTGCCGGTCAAGAAGATCGCTGCCCTCGCGGCGATGGCGGGCTCTGTCGCCTACTGCGTATTCTCGGGCGCCGAGGTCGCGACCGTGCGCTCGCTGATCATGACGCTGGTGATGCTGGGCGCGATCCTCGTCGACCGCCCGGCGCTGAGCATGCGCAATCTCGCGCTGGCGGCGATGATCGTTCTGCTGCGCGAACCCGAGGCGCTGCTGGGGCCGAGCTTCCAGATGTCCTTCGGCGCGGTGGCGGCGCTGATCGCCTTCGCCGAGCGCTGGGAGAACCGCGGCCGGTCGCAGCCACCCCCGGCGCTGCCCTGGCCACTGCGCCCGCTTTGGATCGCGGCCTGTGGCATCGTCGTGACCACGCTGCTGGCGACCGCCGCGACCGCCCCGTTCGGCGCCTTCCACTTCCAGACCTTCAACCCGTTCGGGCTGCTCGGCAACGCGCTGGCGCTGCCCTTCGTCTCGCTCTGCGTGATGCCGGCCGCGGTCTTCGGCGTGCTGGCCTACCCCTTCGGGCTGGATGCGCCGGCCTGGTGGCTGATGGGGCAGGCCTCGCAGGTGGTGCTGAAACTGGCGCACTGGGTCGCAACCATCGATCACTCCACCCTGGTGATCCCGGCCTTCGGCACGGCGGCGCTGCTCTGCTTCGTGCTGTCGCTGCTCTGGGCGACGCTGTGGAGCACGAAGCTGCGCCTGCTGGCCGTGCTGCCGCTCGCGGCCGGCGTCGCAGTGGCGGCCAAGCCCGAGCGTCCCGCGATCCTGGTCGAGCGCGATGGGGCCGGGCTGGCCGTGCGCGGGCCCGACGACCGCCTCGTCATCGCCGGTAGGCCCAGCCGCTTCGTGCTGGAGCAATGGCTGAGCGCCGATGGCGATGGCCGCAAGGCGGACGACCCGTCGCTGCGCCAGGGTGCCTCCTGCGATCCCGCAGGTTGTGTCCTGACCACGAGGGAGGGGCGTTCCATCGCCTATGCGCAGGAGCGGCTGGCCATCATCGAGGATTGCCGGCGCGCGGATGTGGTGGTGACGCCGATTCCCTGGACGGCCCCCTGCGCGGCGCTGCTGATCGACCGGACCGCGCTGCAACGCGACGGGGCGACCGCACTCGTGCATGGCCTTACGGGCTGGCGCCGCCATGCCGCCGAGCAGGCCGGACGCTCACGACCCTGGAGTCGTCAGCCGCCGATCCAGCCCGCGGCCAGAACAGCCCCTGCGACAGCCCCCGCGCCATCCGTCGCCGAGAGCGCTCCCGACACCGAGCGCCTTCAGTAG
- a CDS encoding LpxI family protein, which yields MSADPAITSATRSPLAIIAGGGDFPPRLAEIVTGSGRPLFVAALEGAADPAGFGAADLQSYRLGQLGRLLDELRRRSITELVLIGSLPRPSFAALRPEASTLKYLPHFARAFRGGDDHLLRGVVSFFEGQGFAVHGPADIAPDMTAPIGALGRRVASPEQKALIARGFELLAALSPFDVGQAAILADHRVIAIEAAEGTDAMIRRVADMVASGRLRIAKGDGVLVKAPKDGQDLRVDMPAIGPQTLRNVVAAGLAGIGLRAGRVLVGDAAGLGRLADQSGLFVEGVARDGA from the coding sequence GTGAGCGCTGATCCGGCAATCACGTCCGCGACGCGCAGTCCCCTCGCCATCATCGCCGGAGGGGGGGATTTCCCGCCGCGGCTGGCCGAGATCGTCACAGGCAGCGGGCGGCCTCTCTTCGTGGCGGCGCTCGAGGGCGCGGCGGATCCGGCGGGCTTCGGCGCCGCCGATCTGCAGAGCTACCGCCTCGGCCAACTCGGCCGCCTCCTCGACGAGCTGCGGCGGCGGTCCATCACCGAGCTGGTGCTGATCGGCAGCCTGCCGCGCCCGAGCTTCGCGGCCCTGCGCCCCGAGGCCTCGACGCTGAAATACCTGCCGCATTTCGCCCGCGCCTTCCGCGGCGGCGACGATCATCTCCTGCGCGGCGTCGTCAGCTTCTTCGAGGGGCAGGGCTTCGCGGTGCATGGCCCGGCCGACATCGCCCCCGACATGACCGCACCGATCGGCGCGCTCGGCCGCAGGGTGGCCTCGCCGGAGCAGAAGGCGCTGATCGCGCGCGGCTTCGAGCTGCTGGCGGCGCTCTCGCCCTTCGACGTCGGGCAGGCCGCGATCCTGGCCGACCATCGCGTTATCGCGATCGAGGCGGCCGAGGGCACCGACGCCATGATCCGCCGCGTCGCCGACATGGTCGCGTCCGGGCGTCTGCGGATCGCCAAGGGCGACGGCGTCCTGGTCAAGGCTCCCAAGGACGGGCAGGACCTGCGCGTCGACATGCCGGCCATCGGCCCGCAGACGCTGCGCAACGTGGTGGCTGCGGGCCTGGCGGGAATTGGGCTTCGCGCGGGCCGCGTCTTGGTCGGCGATGCGGCGGGGCTGGGCCGGCTCGCCGACCAGTCCGGCCTCTTCGTCGAGGGCGTCGCCAGGGACGGGGCATGA
- the moaC gene encoding cyclic pyranopterin monophosphate synthase MoaC, with protein sequence MSALSHLDARGQAHMVDVGDKAETSRVAIAEGCVVMQPQTLAIVRAGDAKKGDVLGTARLAGIMAAKRSHELIPLCHPLLITKIAVDLEIDEALPGIRVRAEVKVKGQTGVEMEALTAVSVACLTVYDMVKAADRGMRIEGIRLTHKSGGKSGVFEADASPGAQG encoded by the coding sequence GTGAGCGCGCTCAGCCATCTCGACGCCCGGGGCCAGGCGCATATGGTCGATGTCGGCGACAAGGCCGAGACCTCGCGCGTGGCCATCGCCGAGGGCTGCGTCGTGATGCAGCCGCAGACGCTGGCGATCGTGCGCGCCGGCGACGCCAAGAAGGGCGACGTGCTCGGGACGGCGCGCCTTGCCGGCATCATGGCCGCCAAGCGCAGCCACGAACTGATCCCGCTCTGCCACCCGCTGCTGATCACCAAGATCGCGGTCGATCTGGAGATTGACGAGGCCCTGCCCGGCATCCGGGTGCGCGCCGAGGTCAAGGTCAAGGGCCAGACCGGCGTCGAGATGGAGGCGCTCACCGCCGTCAGCGTCGCCTGCCTGACGGTCTACGACATGGTCAAGGCGGCCGACCGGGGCATGCGGATCGAGGGCATCCGGCTGACCCATAAATCCGGCGGCAAGTCGGGCGTGTTCGAGGCCGACGCCTCCCCTGGGGCACAAGGCTGA
- a CDS encoding molybdopterin molybdotransferase MoeA — MALTPVPVALRALLDSVPGPTPVETLPLARCAWRVLGADIAALRTQPPFANSAMDGYAVRADDLVPGTELRVIGESAAGRSFAGTLSTGEAVRIFTGAPIPEGADTILIQENADGVGSAAITVREGAPKGKFIRKAGLDFSLNDSLLATGTRLDSAALGLAAAAAHPALPVRRKPLVAILATGDELVLPGEPVGPDQIVASNSFALAALVEQAGGSVLDLGIARDDHADLAARIGQAREAGADVLVTLGGASVGAHDLVQEALKRAGMDLGFWKIAMRPGKPMMTGRLGPMVAIGLPGNPVSSIVCGHLFVVPVIEALLGVPSPERDRSEPGLLGRDMPANDEREDYLRSSLVLTEAGWEATPFERQDSSMLGLLAQAQALTIRPVFAPAARKGDPCRFIRLR; from the coding sequence ATGGCCCTGACGCCGGTCCCCGTCGCGCTGCGCGCCCTGCTCGACAGCGTTCCGGGTCCGACGCCCGTGGAGACGTTGCCGCTGGCGCGGTGCGCCTGGCGCGTGCTCGGAGCCGACATTGCCGCGCTGCGGACGCAGCCGCCCTTCGCCAACTCGGCCATGGACGGCTATGCGGTGCGGGCGGATGACCTCGTGCCCGGCACCGAATTGCGGGTCATCGGCGAGTCGGCCGCAGGGCGTTCATTTGCCGGCACATTATCTACCGGCGAAGCGGTCCGAATCTTCACTGGCGCCCCGATCCCCGAGGGCGCCGACACCATCCTGATCCAGGAGAACGCCGACGGCGTCGGCTCGGCCGCGATCACCGTCCGCGAGGGCGCGCCCAAGGGCAAGTTCATCCGCAAGGCCGGGCTCGACTTCAGCCTCAATGACAGCCTGCTCGCCACCGGAACCCGCCTCGACAGCGCCGCGCTCGGGCTCGCCGCCGCCGCCGCTCACCCGGCCCTGCCGGTGCGCCGCAAGCCGCTGGTCGCGATCCTCGCCACCGGCGACGAACTCGTGCTGCCGGGCGAGCCGGTCGGACCGGACCAGATCGTTGCGTCCAACTCGTTTGCGCTTGCCGCGCTGGTCGAGCAGGCGGGCGGCAGCGTGCTCGACCTCGGCATCGCGCGCGACGACCATGCGGACCTCGCCGCGCGGATCGGGCAGGCGCGGGAGGCCGGCGCCGATGTGCTGGTGACGCTGGGCGGCGCCTCGGTCGGCGCGCATGACCTCGTCCAGGAGGCGCTGAAGCGCGCCGGAATGGATCTCGGCTTCTGGAAGATCGCGATGCGGCCGGGCAAGCCGATGATGACCGGCCGGCTCGGCCCGATGGTCGCGATCGGCCTGCCGGGTAACCCCGTCTCCTCGATCGTCTGCGGCCATCTCTTCGTCGTCCCGGTCATCGAGGCCCTGCTCGGGGTGCCCTCGCCTGAGCGCGACCGCAGCGAGCCCGGCCTGCTCGGGCGCGACATGCCCGCGAACGATGAGCGCGAGGACTATCTGCGCTCCAGCCTCGTCCTGACCGAGGCCGGCTGGGAGGCGACGCCGTTCGAGCGGCAGGATTCCTCCATGCTCGGTCTGCTCGCCCAGGCCCAGGCGCTGACGATCCGCCCTGTCTTCGCGCCGGCCGCCCGCAAGGGCGATCCCTGCCGCTTCATCCGGTTGCGCTAG
- the lpxB gene encoding lipid-A-disaccharide synthase produces the protein MSEPFRLAIVAGEASGDALALRFLESLRQRLGDRPLLITGVGGEALMAAGLVPLFPQADIAVMGFAPVVARLPLLLRRMEDAARGIATFAPDLLLTIDAPDFNLRVARKVRARTPDIPIVHWVCPSVWAWRSGRARRMTPHVDRILALLPFEPAALERLQGPPTVYVGHPLIERLAELRPGPAEVAMRADAAAPLVLVLPGSRRSEIRHLMPVFGEAVARVAAGRPEARFVLPAVPHLKDEIAQAVAGWVQQPEIVLGEAEKLAAFRGARAALAASGTVTLELALAQVPTVAAYRGAGWEAAIARRLIKLSSVILPNLILGRNVVPEFLQADATAPALADQLIGLLAEGPRRDLQLAGFAEVETIMRSAGESPAANAVEAALALVAIRPDEPSGSRSG, from the coding sequence ATGAGCGAGCCCTTCCGTCTCGCGATCGTGGCCGGCGAGGCCTCCGGCGACGCGCTTGCGCTGCGTTTCCTCGAGAGCCTGCGCCAACGCCTTGGCGATCGGCCCCTGCTGATCACGGGCGTCGGCGGCGAGGCGCTGATGGCGGCGGGGCTGGTGCCGCTGTTTCCGCAGGCCGACATCGCCGTCATGGGATTCGCACCCGTCGTCGCGCGTCTGCCGTTGCTACTGCGCCGGATGGAGGACGCCGCGCGCGGCATCGCGACCTTCGCGCCCGATCTCCTGCTGACGATCGACGCGCCCGATTTCAACCTGCGTGTGGCCAGGAAGGTCCGGGCGCGGACGCCCGACATCCCGATCGTCCATTGGGTCTGCCCCAGTGTCTGGGCCTGGCGCTCGGGGCGCGCCCGGCGGATGACCCCGCATGTCGACCGGATCCTGGCCTTGTTGCCCTTCGAGCCGGCGGCGCTGGAGCGGCTGCAGGGGCCGCCGACGGTGTATGTCGGCCACCCGCTGATCGAGCGGCTGGCCGAGCTTCGGCCCGGCCCCGCCGAGGTCGCGATGCGGGCGGACGCCGCGGCTCCTCTGGTCCTCGTGCTGCCCGGCAGCCGCCGTTCGGAGATCCGCCACCTGATGCCGGTTTTCGGCGAGGCGGTCGCCCGCGTGGCTGCGGGCCGGCCGGAGGCGCGCTTCGTCCTGCCGGCTGTCCCGCATCTGAAGGACGAGATCGCGCAGGCGGTCGCCGGATGGGTTCAACAGCCCGAGATCGTGCTGGGAGAGGCGGAGAAGCTCGCGGCCTTCCGGGGCGCGCGGGCGGCGCTGGCGGCGTCGGGCACCGTCACGCTCGAACTCGCCCTGGCGCAGGTGCCGACCGTCGCGGCCTATCGCGGCGCCGGCTGGGAGGCCGCGATCGCGCGGCGCCTGATCAAGCTGTCCAGCGTGATTCTTCCCAATCTCATCCTCGGCCGCAACGTCGTGCCGGAATTCCTCCAGGCCGACGCAACGGCGCCGGCCCTGGCCGACCAGCTCATAGGCCTCCTCGCCGAAGGGCCTCGCCGGGACCTGCAGCTTGCGGGCTTCGCCGAGGTCGAGACGATCATGCGCTCGGCCGGCGAAAGCCCGGCCGCCAACGCGGTCGAGGCCGCGCTGGCGCTGGTCGCGATCCGGCCGGACGAGCCGTCCGGATCGCGGAGCGGCTAG
- the gltX gene encoding glutamate--tRNA ligase yields the protein MSDAVVTRFAPSPTGFLHIGGARTALFNWLYARRHGGKMLLRIEDTDRERSTEPAIAAILDGLKWLGLDWDGETVYQFSRAERHREVAHQMLASGNAYRCYATPAELDEMREQAKAAGKPMRYDGRWRDRDPATAPEGVKPVIRLRAPQTGETVVEDEVQGRVVWQNENLDDLVLLRSDGNPTYMLAVVVDDHDMGVTHVIRGDDHLTNAARQTQIYQAMGWTVPSMSHIPLIHGPDGAKLSKRHGALGVDAYRAMGYLPVALRNYLLRLGWSHGDQEIFSTQEMIDLFDLGSIGRSAARFDFAKLESLNGLYMRQSTDSDLIAALKVILPEIGPPRGLGPTLSPELETRFLAAMPGLKERAKTLIELLDSAYYLYAARPLQLDAKAAALLDDAGRQRLPGLAQTLAAVNDWSVEALEAAVRGFAETHGLKLGQAAQPLRAALTGRAMSPGLFDVMAVLGREETLARLADQS from the coding sequence ATGAGCGATGCCGTCGTCACACGTTTTGCGCCCTCGCCCACGGGCTTCCTGCACATCGGCGGGGCGCGGACCGCGTTGTTCAACTGGCTCTATGCGCGGCGGCACGGCGGCAAGATGCTGCTGCGCATCGAGGACACGGACCGCGAACGCTCGACCGAGCCGGCGATCGCGGCGATCCTCGACGGGCTGAAATGGCTCGGTCTCGATTGGGACGGCGAGACGGTCTACCAGTTCTCGCGGGCCGAGCGGCACCGTGAGGTGGCCCATCAGATGCTCGCCAGCGGCAACGCCTATCGCTGCTATGCGACGCCCGCCGAGCTGGACGAGATGCGCGAGCAGGCCAAGGCCGCCGGCAAGCCGATGCGCTATGACGGGCGCTGGCGCGACCGCGACCCCGCCACCGCGCCCGAGGGCGTCAAGCCGGTGATCCGCCTGCGCGCGCCGCAGACCGGAGAGACAGTGGTCGAGGACGAGGTCCAGGGCCGTGTCGTCTGGCAGAACGAGAATCTCGACGATCTCGTGCTGCTGCGCTCCGACGGCAACCCGACCTACATGCTCGCGGTGGTGGTCGACGACCATGACATGGGCGTGACCCATGTCATCCGCGGCGACGACCACCTGACCAACGCGGCGCGCCAGACGCAGATCTACCAGGCGATGGGCTGGACGGTCCCCAGCATGTCGCACATCCCGCTGATCCACGGGCCCGACGGCGCCAAGCTCTCCAAGCGCCATGGCGCGCTCGGCGTCGATGCCTACCGGGCGATGGGCTATCTGCCGGTGGCGCTGCGCAACTATCTCCTGCGCCTCGGCTGGAGCCATGGCGACCAGGAGATCTTCTCGACGCAGGAAATGATCGATCTGTTCGATCTCGGCTCGATCGGCCGCTCGGCCGCGCGCTTCGATTTCGCCAAGCTCGAGAGCCTGAACGGGCTCTACATGCGCCAGTCCACCGACAGCGACCTGATCGCGGCGCTGAAGGTGATCCTGCCGGAGATCGGGCCGCCGCGCGGGCTGGGCCCGACGCTGTCGCCCGAGCTGGAAACGCGTTTCCTGGCGGCGATGCCGGGGCTGAAGGAGCGCGCCAAGACGCTCATCGAGCTACTCGACAGCGCCTACTATCTCTATGCCGCGCGCCCGCTGCAGCTCGACGCCAAGGCGGCGGCGCTGCTGGACGACGCCGGGCGGCAGCGCCTGCCCGGGCTGGCGCAGACGCTCGCCGCGGTGAACGACTGGTCCGTCGAGGCTCTCGAGGCTGCCGTGCGCGGCTTTGCGGAGACGCATGGGCTGAAACTGGGGCAGGCCGCGCAGCCGCTGCGGGCCGCGCTGACGGGGCGCGCGATGTCGCCGGGCCTGTTCGACGTGATGGCGGTTCTCGGCCGCGAGGAAACGCTTGCTCGGCTCGCTGACCAGAGCTGA
- a CDS encoding Bug family tripartite tricarboxylate transporter substrate binding protein, protein MSHTHDLSRRGFLAGASALTLAGGQAQAQAAFPVRPVNLIVPFAAGGSTDIVARLVGQKMGELLGQSVVIENRAGAGGNVGSTAVARATPDGYTILMGTISTHALNPAILKTVTFDPVKDFTPISLLAVVPNVMVVHPSFPAKTVQEVIAVLKADPGKYSYASSGVGTPLHLSGELFKSLGGVQMNHVPYRGAGPALNDVVAGAVPIMFDNLPSSAQFIRSGQLRAIGVTTKERVSSFPDLPTIAEGGLAGYETYTWNALFGPAKLPADIVAKLNKAANDALKDANVKKRLEDVSAEIVGSTPEALGEHVKVEVAKWFPIAKASGAALE, encoded by the coding sequence TTGTCCCACACGCATGATCTGTCCCGGCGCGGCTTCCTGGCCGGCGCTTCCGCCCTCACCCTGGCCGGCGGGCAGGCCCAGGCCCAGGCCGCCTTTCCCGTCCGCCCGGTCAACCTGATCGTGCCCTTCGCCGCCGGTGGCTCGACCGACATCGTCGCGCGCCTCGTCGGCCAGAAGATGGGCGAGCTGCTCGGCCAGTCGGTCGTGATCGAGAACCGCGCCGGCGCCGGCGGCAATGTCGGCTCCACCGCGGTCGCTCGCGCGACGCCGGACGGCTACACCATCCTGATGGGCACGATCTCGACCCATGCGCTCAACCCGGCGATCCTGAAGACGGTGACCTTCGACCCGGTGAAGGACTTCACGCCGATCTCGCTGCTGGCGGTGGTGCCCAACGTCATGGTCGTGCATCCGAGCTTCCCGGCCAAGACGGTCCAGGAGGTCATCGCGGTGCTCAAGGCCGATCCCGGCAAGTACTCCTATGCCTCCTCCGGCGTCGGCACGCCGCTGCATCTCTCGGGCGAGCTGTTCAAGTCGCTCGGTGGCGTGCAGATGAACCATGTGCCCTATCGCGGCGCGGGCCCTGCCCTGAACGACGTCGTCGCCGGCGCGGTCCCGATCATGTTCGACAACCTGCCCTCGTCGGCCCAGTTCATCCGCAGCGGCCAGCTGCGCGCCATCGGCGTGACCACCAAGGAGCGGGTCTCGTCCTTCCCCGACCTGCCGACGATCGCCGAAGGCGGGCTGGCCGGCTACGAGACCTACACCTGGAATGCGCTGTTTGGACCGGCGAAGCTGCCCGCCGACATCGTCGCGAAGCTCAACAAGGCGGCCAACGACGCGCTCAAGGACGCCAACGTCAAGAAGCGCCTCGAGGACGTCAGCGCGGAGATCGTCGGATCGACGCCCGAGGCGCTGGGCGAGCACGTCAAGGTCGAGGTCGCCAAGTGGTTCCCGATCGCCAAGGCCTCGGGCGCCGCGCTCGAGTGA